In Parabacteroides timonensis, the genomic stretch TATACGACGGGATCAAACAACTATATGGTAAATGAGAAAGTTATTTGCAAAGATACATTTATGGTTATCGATACCTTTTGGCATCATCATCGCGATTGTCTGCCTGACAGGTGCGATATTGGTATTTGAAACGGAGATATTGGAAGTGTGCTATCCTTCCCGCTATTTCGTCAAAGAGGTAAAAGGGGAACCGCTTACGCCTGCCGCCCTGCTCAGTTCGGCACGCCAACAATTGCCCGATTCCATCCAAATAAACGGCATCCGTGTTTCGCAGGACCCCAAACGTACCTGGCAGGTGGTATTGCCGGGCAAAAAAGCTGCCGCTTTCATCAACCCCTATACCGCAGAGATCACCGGCATCGACGACGGACAAGGTTTCTTTATGCAAATGATGCGCCTGCACCGCTGGCTGCTCGACTCCTACAAACGCGATGGCAGCTTCTCGTTAGGCAAAGCCGTTGTAGGCTACGCGACACTGGTAATGGCTATCATCCTGATAAGTGGCGTGGTGATCTGGTATCCCCGCAACAAGAAAGCCCTGAAGAACCGCCTAAAGATAAAAACCAAATCCGGCTGGTATCGTTTCTTCTACGACCTGCATGTCTCGGGAGGTTTCTACGCCACCCTGCTCCTGCTCGTCCTAACGCTGACGGGCTTAACCTGGTCTTTCGGCTGGTACCGCGATGCTTTCTATACCGTCTTCGGTGTCGAAACGACCCAACCGCAGGCACATGCTCCCGCTCCATCCGATTCCAAAGGGAAGTCTAAAGAAAGAGGTTCCCATGAAAGAGGTTCCAAAGAAAAGCCGTCCGGAGAAAAAAGGGAAGGTAACAAAGGCGGACACTCCTCGGAAAGAGAAAAGAAGAATCGTGCAGAAGCCGATTATACCCAATGGGCTACGGTCTTAGCCGACCTGCAAAGTCGTTATCCGAAATATAACTCCATCACCATCCAGAACGGTTCTGCCACCGTATCTGCCGCTCAATACGGCAATACCCGGGGAAGCGACCGTTATACTTTCGATCCGACAAACGGAGAAATCACGGATGTGCAACTATACAAAGACCTTCCTAAGTCCGGAAAGATCAGAGGATGGATCTATTCCGTACACGTTGGTTCATGGGGCGGCATGACGACTCGTATACTGTCTTGCCTCATCTCCTTCCTCGGAGCGGTATTCGCCCTGACCGGTTATTATTTCTGGATCAAGAAGAAGCTCCGGAGGAAAAAGTAACCTGTTGCAGGACGATTATTCGCGAATCAATCCTACATTTGTATATTAATACATTGATTTGATGAAAGTTTATCCGCTGATTGTCCTGTGTTGTTTATTACCCATGCATCTGTTTGCCCAATTATTGACAGGCAAGATAACAGATGTGTCGGGAGAAGCGATCCCCAATGCCACTTTATACATTCGTGAAGTAGCATTGGGGATTACTGCCGATGACAACGGTGAATTCCAGGCTTCCCTGAAGAAAGGTTCCTACACCTGCGACTTCAGTTCTTTAGGATATGAGCGAAAGACTCTTCCTCTGACAATCGACAAAGCTGAAACACACCTCTCCGTAGCCATGGAAAAGAAAGTCTACGCCCTGAAAGAGGTCATTATCTCCGCCAACCGCGAAGACCCGGCCTATGCCATCATGCGGAAAGCAATCGGCATGGCTCCTTTTTATCTCCACCAAATAGAGAAATACGAATCGTCCATCTATGTAAAAGGAAGTGTAAAGGTTGAAAAGATTCCCCGGCTCATGACTTTCGGATCAAACGGCAAAAAGTTGAAGAACCTCACCAACAAGCTCTTCTTAATAGAGTCGCAGAACGAAGTCAGCTTCACTTCCCCCAACCGGTATGAACAGAAAGTGCTTGCCTTCTCTTCCACCCTTCCCGCCGATATCGATGCCGGACAGGTTATGTCTGTCATGACTGCCAACATATACGATCCGAACGCTTTCGGCAGGATCTCCCCTTTAGCCCCGGGAGCCTTCTCATACTACAAATTCGCATTGGAAGGTATCAGCATGGAAGGAGAACACATGATTAACAAAATACGTGTACAACCTAAAAAGAATAACCCTAAGCTGGTCAGCGGTTGGTTATATATCATCGAAAACAGTTGGAACGTACAGAGTGCCGATTTAAGTGCTACCGAACTGGGGGTTACCATCCGTTTCACTGCCACCTACAACGAAGTGAAACCTTCCGCCTTTCTCCCCACCGCCTACGACATCGATATGAAAGTAGATGCCATGGGAGTAAAAGCTACCGGCAAATATTATTCCTCCGTCCAATACAAAACCGTCGAACTCAGCGGAGCAGCCCAAGCCGCCAGTCCCAAATTACAGAAACAACTGAATACTTTAGCCACCAAAGAAGAACTCAGTAACCGGGAAGCCTACAAAATGGCGAAGCTGATGAAAGAGACGACCGAACCGGAAGAAACAAAGAAAGAACGGGAGTCGCTCGAAATCAATCCGGGCAATGCGAACATCAAAGTGACAGTCGACACCCTGGCGGGAACCCGCGATTCCACCTATTGGGAAACGATCCGCAAGCAACCGCTGAAGAAAGATGAAATCGTAAGCTATCAGGTCAGAGACAGCCTGAAAACAAAAATGGAAACCCTACGGAGCAAGGACTCTTTACAGAACCGCACTCCCGCCTATTGGATCGGCAAACTGATCACCGGCGAAAGTTTCCCATTGAACAAGAAGGTACAGTTCGGATATAGCGGATTGCTCAGGGCATGCCCGCAATATGACTTTGTAGATGGTTTCTGGTTGGGACAGCAATTCACATTGCGCACCAGCTTTACGGAAAGCCGCTCATTAACCGTCTCCCCCTCCCTCTATTACACCACAACGGGAAAGAGCGTAAACTGGCAGATCGACGGAAGTTACCAGTATGCTCCCATGCGTCGGGGCAACGTATCCCTCTCCGGAGGACAAACTACAGCCGATTACAACGGGGAAAGCGGAACACTCCTGGCGATCAATTCCATTGCATCCCTATTCTTCGGTGAGAATCCGGTGAAGTTCTACAAAAAGAAATTCGTCGCCCTTTCCAATACTGTCGAGTTGGCTAACGGCCTGCCATTGACCACCGGTATCAGTTATGAAAAACGCAACGCATTACACAACCGTCAATCCTATAACTTCTTCGGGAATACCCCTTCCTCCAATTTACCCAACG encodes the following:
- a CDS encoding PepSY-associated TM helix domain-containing protein — protein: MRKLFAKIHLWLSIPFGIIIAIVCLTGAILVFETEILEVCYPSRYFVKEVKGEPLTPAALLSSARQQLPDSIQINGIRVSQDPKRTWQVVLPGKKAAAFINPYTAEITGIDDGQGFFMQMMRLHRWLLDSYKRDGSFSLGKAVVGYATLVMAIILISGVVIWYPRNKKALKNRLKIKTKSGWYRFFYDLHVSGGFYATLLLLVLTLTGLTWSFGWYRDAFYTVFGVETTQPQAHAPAPSDSKGKSKERGSHERGSKEKPSGEKREGNKGGHSSEREKKNRAEADYTQWATVLADLQSRYPKYNSITIQNGSATVSAAQYGNTRGSDRYTFDPTNGEITDVQLYKDLPKSGKIRGWIYSVHVGSWGGMTTRILSCLISFLGAVFALTGYYFWIKKKLRRKK
- a CDS encoding DUF5686 family protein gives rise to the protein MKVYPLIVLCCLLPMHLFAQLLTGKITDVSGEAIPNATLYIREVALGITADDNGEFQASLKKGSYTCDFSSLGYERKTLPLTIDKAETHLSVAMEKKVYALKEVIISANREDPAYAIMRKAIGMAPFYLHQIEKYESSIYVKGSVKVEKIPRLMTFGSNGKKLKNLTNKLFLIESQNEVSFTSPNRYEQKVLAFSSTLPADIDAGQVMSVMTANIYDPNAFGRISPLAPGAFSYYKFALEGISMEGEHMINKIRVQPKKNNPKLVSGWLYIIENSWNVQSADLSATELGVTIRFTATYNEVKPSAFLPTAYDIDMKVDAMGVKATGKYYSSVQYKTVELSGAAQAASPKLQKQLNTLATKEELSNREAYKMAKLMKETTEPEETKKERESLEINPGNANIKVTVDTLAGTRDSTYWETIRKQPLKKDEIVSYQVRDSLKTKMETLRSKDSLQNRTPAYWIGKLITGESFPLNKKVQFGYSGLLRACPQYDFVDGFWLGQQFTLRTSFTESRSLTVSPSLYYTTTGKSVNWQIDGSYQYAPMRRGNVSLSGGQTTADYNGESGTLLAINSIASLFFGENPVKFYKKKFVALSNTVELANGLPLTTGISYEKRNALHNRQSYNFFGNTPSSNLPNGQLMPMPDNSAMKVKIRLAYTPQYHYWKHRGKKMYIYSDYPTFSIQYEAGISTGSKESASFNKLEGNISQTIKISEFDRIGYTVNGGKFLSNKRVYFPDFKHFDTNELFITGSSLDNSFCLFDNYIYSTDKQWLQAHLNYTSDYLLFKRLPFLQKYMFNEALHARTLWIPGKSYSEFGYSVGFSNIARIGVFVGLEKGKYDAVGFTISLPVLKSMGIK